CCGGCGCCAAAAAATCGAAAATCGATGCTGAGCCGGGTCCGGCTTGACCGGTTCGGGACCGATTCATGGACGATCCAGCGGTTGAGAAGCAGGACGTCCCCGGGACGCATCGGTTGGCACACGACCCGGGTGGCGGGATCGGCATCCACGGGGCGCAACCATAGCTCCCGGCTGAAGTCGTTCAGCAATTCCGTGGTCGATTGCGTGCCCTCATACACCGCCACCCCACCGCAATCGGCGTCAATATCGACCAGCGGGACCCAGCAGGTCAGGAAGTCCGACAGGTGATGGTTATAGCTCACGTCCTGGTGCGGCGGGACGGCGGCGGGGGCGTGGCCGGGATCGACGAAGCGCGCCGTCGGCGGCATGTGCATGAGCAGGTCCGGCGAGTTCAAGGCGCTGAGCAGAAGCGACCGCAAGGTCGGGTCGCGCGGAATGTCCCACAAGGCCGGGGACAGTCGCGCCGCCAGCGGGAAGTGGCCGGACTGGATTTGGCTGTCCTGCGCCGTCTCGGGCCCCGCGTTCCGCAACCGGGCCATTTCGTCCCGCAGGAACCTGGCGACCCGATCCACGGACGCCGGTGCGATGACGTCGCGACAGACCATGTAGCCCTGCTCGAAAAAGAACGGGCAATCGATCGCTCCCGCGGGGGTTTCCGGGCGCGTGGTTTCCGGGCTCATGGCTTCACCAGATAGGCGGCGGGCGCGTTGGTCCAGTCGAAGGTCCGCAGGCGCACATGCGGCTTGTCGGCGAAAAACTCATCGACGGCCTGGGTTTCGCCGGGCCATTCCTTGATCGCGTACTCGTCGAACATCATGACGCCACCGCGCGACAGGATGGGCCAAAAGGCCTCCAGCGCCGCCTTGGTCGGTGCGTACAGGTCGCAATCGAAATGCACCAGGGACAACCTCACGCCGGGATTCTGTTCACGGAAGACCGTGACGGTTTCCTCGATATTTCCTTCGACCAGCTTGATGCGCGGCTTGCCGGGGATGAACCTGTCGGAATCGAATATCGCGATGGCGTCACACAACTCCTCGTAATGTTCCGCCGGGGAAAAGCCGCCCGGGACCTTGTGCGATGATGCGTCGTCGTTGCCGTCCTCGGGCGTGAACCCGGTGAAACCCTTCCAGTTGTCAAAGCCGTAGACCACCTTCGTCCGGTCACCGACGCAGTAGGCCTCCAGCAGATTGGCCCACGTCATCAGGCCCATGCCGCGAAACACGCCGAGTTCCGCGATGTCCCCCGGCACGTCCTGCGTCATCCGGAAAAGTTCCACATGGGCCAGGAAACGCTTCAGGTTCTGGCGGCGGGCCAGGACGGGAAAATGTTTCAGCGAGTCCAGGGGTGAACGGCCGTAACGCTGGCAATGCTCGGCGATGCGGGCCTCGACATCGTTATCCAGTACGGTCTTGCGAAATCCATCGAACGGTTGGGTCATGTGCCGGCACGGCTCCTTGCCGTTGGCGGGCCTGGATGCCCGCTGATTTGCAACTATTTACCGAAGGCTGGACGATATGGTCAATGCGCCGGCCCCTGGCCCGTCACCAGGGCGGCGGGTGGATGATCGTGGCTTCCGGCGCCCGCGCCGCCAGGTGTTCGGCCGTCTTGGCCGTGAATTCCGGTGTATGGGCCATCATCACGCGTGCCCCCGCGGGCAAGGCGCCGGGATGAAGGATGGGGCGGCC
The DNA window shown above is from Azospirillaceae bacterium and carries:
- a CDS encoding phytanoyl-CoA dioxygenase family protein, with protein sequence MSPETTRPETPAGAIDCPFFFEQGYMVCRDVIAPASVDRVARFLRDEMARLRNAGPETAQDSQIQSGHFPLAARLSPALWDIPRDPTLRSLLLSALNSPDLLMHMPPTARFVDPGHAPAAVPPHQDVSYNHHLSDFLTCWVPLVDIDADCGGVAVYEGTQSTTELLNDFSRELWLRPVDADPATRVVCQPMRPGDVLLLNRWIVHESVPNRSSRTRLSIDFRFFGAGSHSTKHHLDCQTWTVIAPKG
- a CDS encoding macrocin O-methyltransferase; translated protein: MTQPFDGFRKTVLDNDVEARIAEHCQRYGRSPLDSLKHFPVLARRQNLKRFLAHVELFRMTQDVPGDIAELGVFRGMGLMTWANLLEAYCVGDRTKVVYGFDNWKGFTGFTPEDGNDDASSHKVPGGFSPAEHYEELCDAIAIFDSDRFIPGKPRIKLVEGNIEETVTVFREQNPGVRLSLVHFDCDLYAPTKAALEAFWPILSRGGVMMFDEYAIKEWPGETQAVDEFFADKPHVRLRTFDWTNAPAAYLVKP